The Crocosphaera sp. UHCC 0190 DNA window GAGGGGTTGATAATCAATATTTCGCTCTGATTTTAAGGGAATAACCCCTGCTAAACCATAGTTTTGGATAAATTCTTGCGTTTTAGGGGATTTAACTTGATAAAGAGTCTGATAAACCTTCCCGCGAACTACATTGACACGGCTTAACTCGGAAGATTGCAAAAATGTGATTAAAAAATCTAAACCTAATTCGCCCAAAGCGATTAATTGGGGAATTAGAGAAAGTCGGTCTTTTTCTGACCCATTAACCCATTGATTCGTCAATGAGGAAAGCTGATCGTTTGTATTATTGAGTGTAGCAGCTTGTTGGTCAGTCATGAAACCATCCGTTGACGCTTGCAGTGATAAGTTGCCCACTGAATTAAACTTTCGCGGCAGCTTGGGGTTACTGCTTAGTAGGCATTTCGGGGAATGATGCCTCACTCTCCGTTATTTATAGTAACCCAAAAAGCGGCATGATTTAGCAGTTAAAACCTTGATTAATTAAGCTCATCTCCTAAAATTTCGGGTTCTGTAAATTCGTCAGACATCTCTAAAATGGCACGGATAACGGGTTTCATCATAGGAGTATCCATCTGATCTCTGTCTTCATAACGACAGCGTTTAGCTCTTTTTGAGACTTGTACCACAATTCGATAGCGATTTGAGGCAACACTCATCAACTTATCAGCCCGATACATAATATCGGTGCTATCGACGGAAAAATGTCGAGCCATTGATTATTGCTCCCTAAGCGATCGCTGTTTCCCCTTCACTATATCAGGGGGGCGTAAAGAACGGCTAAAGAGCAGGATAGGATCACATTAAACCGTGAGGGTAGAGGCAATTCATGAAGTGCCTCTACAGGGAGTAATTTATAACTCTATGCCGCTATCTTCAAACAGTTTACTGAGATCTTCACCCATTAATTGATCTTGACGTAACAGCAATAGACAACGTTTGGCAAAGTTATCATCTTTTTTGATATTTTCCATTAAGAAGTTTTTCACAGAATCATTAGTAATAGCTTTAGCAGCATATAACTTTTCTATCTCCTCAAAAGAACGATTTAACAGGGTATTTTGGTCTTGAACTTCATCTTCATAAATGACTTCTTTACTCATCCATTCCCAATCAACTCGTTGAATCCAGAATTTTTCTCCAGAAAAAATTGAGTTAATATTAATAGTTAAATCATCTGTTACCCACCAATAAGTATTGGGATCATCATACATATCCCCATAAAAACTATTGAGTAAAGTAACATGATTGCCTGAAAAAGTACGAATATTGACGTTAGCGTTTTCTGAGGTTCGATAAGCTAATTTTAACCGCAGATAAAGCCCTTCTTTTTCGTATTTATTTTTGCGAGGAATGAGATGATAAAAACTGAGGGCTGGCCCCCCTTCATAGATTTCCACTAAACCCTGTTCTCGATTAATATAGTAGTTGTCTCCATAAACCGAGGCATCTACTGCCCAAGCAGTGCCACTTTGCCCAAGAATGTCTGTTTCCTGGACAAAATAGGGCCGTGGCATGATCGTTTTGCGGACGCTGGGAAAAAATTCTCTTTGAAATTCCATCATTTACCCCATGACTTGCTGATTCAATCCCAAATTATACTGGTTTAAGTCAAAAAAATTTGCTCAATTAGGGATTAGTTTGATAAGGATCTGCTAAGTTTGCTAAACTGTCAGAACTCCTCTATTCCTCCTTATCACAATATTTTGTTATCAGCCTTCTAATAAAGTCAGAAAACTGTTAAATTTACCCGATAAAACCTTATATTATGCCGAATCGTCTGGCCAATACCCAAAGTCTCTACCTACGGAAACACGCTGATAACCCCATTGATTGGTGGTATTGGGACAAAGAAGCTTTAGAAACCGCGAAAGCCCAAAATAAGCCCATTTTTCTCTCTATTGGTTATTCTAGCTGTCACTGGTGTACGGTGATGGAAGGGGAAGCTTTTTCAGATTTGGCGATCGCTACTTACCTCAATGACAATTTTCTCCCCATTAAAGTTGACAGGGAAGAACGACCGGATATTGACAGTATCTATATGAGTTCGGTACAAATGATGGGGATACAGGGAGGTTGGCCCCTCAATGTTTTCCTGACTCCAGGAGATTTAGTGCCATTTTATGGGGGAACTTATTTCCCCATAGAACCCCGTTATGGCCGGCCTGGTTTTTTACAAGTTTTACAATCAATTCGCCGTTTTTATGATACTGAAAAAGAAAAACTTAAGGGGTTTAAAACAGAAATTCTCAGAAGTTTACAACAATCTGTTATTGTTCCTATTAGTAATACAGAATTAAATGATCCTCAACTGCTTTATCATGGCATTGAAATCAATAGTCAAGTAATTCAGGTCAGTTCGGATGATTTTGGCCGTCCTTGTTTTCCGATGATTCCTTATAGTAATTTGGTCTTACAAGGAACCTGTTTACCTTTTGGGGATCAAGAGCAACGCATTGAATTAAGCAGTCAACGGGGGCAAGATTTGGCTTTAGGGGGCATTTTTGACCATCTGGGGGGGGGATTTCATCGTTATACTGTAGATTCCACCTGGACAGTGCCTCACTTTGAAAAAATGCTCTATGATAATGGGCAAATTGTCGAATATTTGGCAAATTTGTGGAGTTTGGGTCAAGAGGAACCGGCCTTTGAACGGGGGATCATCCGTACGGTAGAATGGTTAAAACGGGAAATGACGGCCCCTCAAGGTTATTTTTATGCGGCCCAAGATGCGGATAATTTTACGTCTTCTGAGGAAAAAGAACCAGAAGAAGGGGCATTTTATGTGTGGGAATATCAACAACTTGCACAGGAATTAACCCCCGCAGAATTAACGGAATTAACGGAAGTATTTACCCTTTCTATTGAGGGGAATTTTGAAGGCAAAAATGTTTTACAACGTCGTCAAGGGGGACAGCTTTCAGATAGTATAGAAAATATTTTAGATAAGTTATTTATCAAACGATATGGGAGTTCTAGAGACAGCTTAGAAACCTTTGAACCTGCGATCAATAATCAAGGTGCAAAAACAAATAATTGGCCAGGACGTATTCCTCCGGTAACAGATACTAAAATGATTGTTGCTTGGAATAGTTTAATGATTTCTGGTTTGGCCAGGGCCTATGGGGTTTTTCAAGAACCTTTATATTGGGAATTAGCGAGCAATGCGGCTGAATTTATTGTTCAACAACAGTGGATAAATGGGCGACTATATCGGCTTAATTATGAGGGAAAAGTCTCAGTATTGGCCCAGTCAGAAGACTATGCTTTTTTGATTAAAGCATTGTTAGATTTACAATCAGCAATTCCTCAAGAAACCCAATGGTTAGAAAAAGCGATGGAAGTACAACAGGAATTTGATGAATTATTCTGGAGTCTAGAAATGGGAGGTTATTATAGTAATGCGGCGGATAATAGTGGGGATTTATTAGTGCGTGAAAGGAATTATATTGATAATGCAACCCCATCAGCAAATGGTATTGCTTTAGGGAATTTAGTTCGTTTGGCCCGCTTGACTGACAATTTAGATTATCTCCATAAAGCTGAACAAGGATTACAGGCCTTCGGTCATATTTTAAGCCAATCTCCCCGTGCTTGTCCTAGTTTATTTACTGCCTTAGATTGGTATTATTTTGGCAGTTTAGTCAGAACAAATCAGGAAACATTAGCAAAAGTCATCCCTCAATATTTTCCGACAACAGCTTATCGGTTAGATCAGAAATTACCTCATGATGTTATTGGTTTAGTCTGTCAAGGATTATCCTGTTTAGAACCCGCTAAAACCGAAGAGCAATTATTGCGCCAAATGAGAGAAATTAGTCAAGGTTGATTGATATTAAAGATAGGACAGAAAAGCTCTTAAGGAGGGATCTTGACCTGATTTTCTCTGATTTTTAAGCACTGTAGTCCGAACTTGACCTTTTTGATTGGTTTGCCAAAGTTTACCTGTATCTACATCTAAACAACTTAACCACCCATCACCACAGGCCCAAGTATCAATACAAATTTGATGACCCAAATTAACAGGTTGCCCATCCTTTTGACTGGTATGACCACAAATAACAATTTTTCCCGAATAATGAGGGTCATGGGGATAAAGTTTCTGCCAAAATAAATCATGTTCAGACTGTTTATGTAGGGGAAGATCGGGATCAAGATTAGCATGAACAAAGATATGATCATCTGTTTCATACCAGTCTAAACAATGGCGATCAATAAACTCCCAATGATCATCAGGAATATTAGCTAAAGTCTGAATATTACCCTGTTTAGGATAGGATTCTAAGGTTTCTTTTCCCCCCATCGCCAACCAAAAATCCTGTAACCTTCCCTCCTGACGAGCCGCTAACATGGCCATTTCATGATTACCTTTCAGGGGAATTAATTGATGATTTTGAGCAAGTTTTAATAAGCGGTTTAAAACTTCATTGCTGTTGGGGCCTTTATCGACATAGTCTCCCAAGGTAATCAATTTATCTTCAGGTTGCAACTGCACCACTTCCAAAAGACGATCAAATGCTTTAGAACACCCGTGAATATCTCCCACTGCTAAGGTTCGCATAGCTTAATCCTCAATGGGTTTCTCTAGTCTCTATTAGACGGTGAAAAGATTAAGTTAAGATTAAGGCACAGTGATCCCTAAAAAAATACGGAAATTTGAGACAGAGGGAAACCATTCATGAGAGGCTAGATAAAGAGATCTCTCCTCATCCCTTATAATTCAGGATCTCCCCTAACTTGGAATATCGCCATGGAACCCCGTCCTATGTTTCGTCGAACCAAAATTGTTGCCACCATTGGCCCTGCTACCCAAAATAAAGAGGTTCTACGTCAATTAATTCTAGCGGGGGCCACTACCCTTCGGCTTAATTTTTCCCATGGCGATCATGAGTATCATCAACATAGTATTCGTCTGATTCGTCAAACAGCCTTTGAATTAAATCAACCCGTTGGCATTCTTCAAGATTTACAGGGACCAAAAATTCGTCTGGGGAAATTTGTCAACGGTGCAATTACCCTTAAACCTGGTGATCCCTTCATTCTCACCAGTCGGGTAGTGGAATGTAATCAAGATATTAGCTATGTCACCTATGAATATCTGGCCGATGAAGTGCCAGAAAATGCGAGAATTCTCATGGATGATGGCAAAGTAGAAATGCTCGTCGAACGCATTGATTATGAGAAAAAAGACTTACATTGTCGGGTGGTTGTCGGTGGGGTGCTATCTAATAGTAAAGGGGTGAATTTTCCAGGAGTTTATCTATCTGTTAAGGCCTTAACCGACAAAGATAAAGAAGATTTGATGTTTGGGTTAGATCAAGGGGTTGACTGGGTTGCCTTGAGTTTTGTCCGTAATCCCCAAGATATCCTAGAAATTAAAGAATTAATCGCTAGTGCAGGGAAAAATGTTCCCGTCATCGCCAAGATAGAAAAACATGAGGCGATCGAAGAAATGGAAGAAATTCTTTCTCTTTGTAATGGGGTGATGGTGGCGCGGGGAGATTTAGGGGTAGAATTACCGGCTGAAGATGTGCCGATTCTGCAAAAACGGTTAATTGCCACAGCCAATAAATTAGGCATTCCCGTCATTACGGCCACACAAATGTTAGATAGTATGGCCAGTAATCCTCGGCCCACTCGCGCCGAAGTTTCTGATGTGGCCAATGCCATTTTAGATGGAACAGATGCGGTGATGTTATCCAATGAAACCGCCGTGGGTAAATATCCCATTGAATCAGTGGCCACCATGGCCACTATTGCAGAAAGGATAGAAAGGGAACCCACAGCCTTAAAAATTTCCTCTCAAGGTAAACAGTCTGTCACCAATGCCATTTCAGCGGCCGTGAGTCAAATTGCCCAACAACTCAACGCCGCAGCGATCATGTCCTTAACCAAAACCGGATCAACAGCCCGCAATGTCTCAAAATTCCGCCCCCAAATTCCAATTTTAGCCGTGACACCCCATGTAGATGTGGCCCGACAGTTACAGTTAGTTTGGGGGGTTAAACCCTTGTTAGTCCTTGATTTACCCTCAGCAACCCAAACCTTTCAATCAGCGATTAATGTGGCTCAAGAGAATGATTTACTCAAAGATGGGGATTTAGTGGTCATGACTGCCGGAACCTTACAGGGGATTGCGGGTTCAACGGATTTGATTAAGGTAGAAATGGTAAAGGCAATTTTGGGGAAGGGGGTGGGGGTTGGTCAGGGTTCGGCCAGTGGACGAGCTAGAGTTGCCCATTACGCCAGGGAATTAGGAGATTTTGACCCAGGAGACATTTTAGTCGTTCCTGGAACCAATGCGGAGTTTGTGGAGATGATGCGAAAAGCAGCCGCTATTATTACGGAAGAATCGAGTTTAACCAGTCATGCAGCCGTGATTGGCCTCCGTTTAGGGGTTCCTGTCATTGTGGCTTTTAAGGATGCGACTAAAATTATTCGAGAAGGAGCAATTATCACAGTAGATGCTCAAAAAGGGGTCGTTTATTCGGGTATTATTACCAATCACCATGTTGCAGGTTAGGGCATCTCTTGCAGAATTTATAAGTTTTGGCAGAAAACGGCAAAAGGGTGAGGAGAAGTCTAACTCCTTACCCAAGTTTTGCCGGAAAAATTAGTTTTGCACAGAAGAATCATCATGGGATTTTTTCTGACGGAGACGACGGACTCCAAACATACCTAACCCAAGCAACCCGATCACCGATGTTGGTTCCGGAATAGACTGAGCATCATTGGCGGGTAAAGTTGCAGAAGTAGTCCGAAGACGACCTAAACCTTGAATAATAACCTCTGTACGGCTTCTGGCCTTGGCCTCCTGAGGATTACAATTTTCATCGTCCCAGGACATGGCTACAGTGCCTTTAAAAGCTTCAATGGGTCGAAGTAAGTTATTGAGAGCAAAGTTACCATCGTTTAGTCTTCTATCAAACAAAAAGTCAAAGGTGTTGGGATCGGGAGAAGTGGCTGAGTTACTCCAGGGAGTGGACAGAGTGCTATACTGACTTGAGCCTTGTTGTCTGTATTGATTAACTTGAAAATCTATTCCCGTTCCTGGTGCCACGATACAACTACCACTGTTCGTTTCATCCGTTTCAGATTTGGTTAAAATCCGCAACCCTCGCAGAAAGTCATCCATGGGTTCAGAGTATTCTGTGTATTTTTTGGTGATGCCACCAATGGTGAATGTTAAGTCGTTATTAACACGATCCCAAATCAATTCCCACTCTTTATCGACCCCATTCTGCCAGACTAAATTGTCAATCTGTGTTCCCGTTAGGGGTATATTACTGCCTGGATCTTGCAGGGCTACTTCCCAGTCACTAAGGCCACTGCCACCGGCCCGTATTTCAACCTGGAAAGGCATTACTTGCACGAGATCGTAGGTAATATTAAGGGTAGGAACGGGACGGGTTGACTGGTTGCGACTGGCAAAAGCATCAAAGTTACCTGTGCTGCCTGGTGCATTAGTGATTAAAGCTTCAATGGCTAATCCATTATTGAGGTTGCCATTTAACCACTGTTGGACTAAGTTATTTAACCCATCTCCCTGAAAAGTTGTTAATCCATTATTGAGGCGTGTGATCGGGCCGGCAAATAGCTGTGTTTCCGTATCAATCCAGTCATTAGAATTATTATAGGTGACGCTGGGGGTTGTATCTTGCCAGGGTATTATTGGTTCTAGGTAAGTAGGCGTAGGATTAGCAATCGAATTACGAACGGCAAAGCCTCCCGCTAAGGCTACATCGATTTGATTATGGATCGCTTGTAAGGTTAAAGTGGCTTTGACATTGATAGCATATTGTCCAGGGGCCGTGGGAACCAGATTATCGAACCGCAATAAAATATTCTGCTCCATTGGAGCTTGAAGGACTTCCCCCACATTCAGGAAGGGACGGCTACCATAGTTTGTATTAGGGTTGTTGGAGTCTATATAAGTATCAGCCGTTGCTGCATAAGATACGCTCACAGCTTGTGCTGGTTTCAGGGGTAAAATTGTTAACCCTAAACTGGCACTGGTAGTCGCCATGATTATCGAAGTCGAGAGAAAGCTTTTCATCTGTATTAGGCCTTACACAAAAATTTTGGATCTAAACTGTTTACAATTTAGCGGTTAAAATAAACAATTAGACAAATCTGATCAAAGTTTTCGTTTTTTGTTTAAGTTTAACTGTAACTAAGTGGTCAGACAAGAGTTTCGGACTTGTTAGTATTTCTTAATACATTGTTGCTTATTGGCGATTGAGTATAATAGCCATCGTGATGTTACTTTCTTGGCTATGGGAGTTGGGCATCTTGTTTTAAGCCTTAAAAACTGAAACCGCTTTTATAGTTCCCATAAATGGCATTTTAATTAACACCTAAGGCAAATTTCTTAGTGCCTCACTGTGTTAGATAGAATACAATTATTCCTAAGATGTGGATGTTGTAGGGGTCAACGGCCGTTGACCCCTACTTGAGGAAATTGCTATTAGATAGGCAGGGGTTCCCCTTTTCGGTAAAATGCTAGAAGTCATCTTCAAGTAGAATGGAATGAATGCAGCGGCCATGACAAGCGATCGCCTCATTTTTCGTCAAGACGTTCTCGGCTCTCGTCGCTTCAGTAACTACTGGTGGGCGATTATTGCCTCAATGGGAGGCGTTGGCTTCCTTTTAGCCGGACTTTCGAGTTATTTACACAAAAACCTACTCATTGTCAGCGATCCGTCAGATCTCATTTTTATTCCCCAAGGGGTTGCCCTATTATTTTACGGGGTAGCGGGTTCACTTTTAGCCTTATATCAATGGTTCATGATTGCTTTGAATATTGGGGGAGGCCACAACGAATTTAATAAAGAGACAAATCAAGTCAGTATTTTTCGTTGGGGTTTCCCTGGTAAAAATCGTCGGATTGAATTTACCTGTCCTTTGGAAGATGTTCAAGCAGTGCGGGCCGAAATTCAAGAAGGGTTAAACACAAAACGGAAACTCTACATCAAAGTTAAACAAAGACGAGATGTTCCTTTAACCCGTGTTGGACAACCCATTTCCCTCTCAGACTTAGAAAATCAAGGGGCCGAATTAGCCAGTTTTTTAGGGGTTCCCTTAGAAGGGTTGTAATTTTGGCATATATCAGGACTTAGGCAGAGAAACTAGCTGTAAGGGCAATTCATGAATTGCCCCTACAAAAGACAAAATCTATCGTCCCGTAAGTCTCAACACATTAGCATTCAACAGTAGATATGGGAAACTTTAGACCGCATTGGTTAAAAACTGTCCTCTGTGTTGTATTAATCAGTGGGTTACTCCTCACTGGTTGTTCTAACGCCTCGAATGAATCAAATACTCAAGTAAGTCTCACGGAAACTAAACAAGGGAGCCAAGTAAACATGGATAATTATGTACCGCGATTAGAAGGAAACGCAACGGTTGAAATGATCATCAAGGGTTCTCCTGTCACCATTGAAGTCGAAGGAAAGGATGCACCCATTACGGCAGGAAATTTTGTGGATTTGGTGGAGCGTGGTGTTTATAATGGGTTGGTTTTCCATCGTGTAGTGACAGATCCTCAACCCTTTGTCGCTCAAGGGGGAGATCCTAAAGGCAATGGCACCGGAGGGTTTATTGACCCCAAAACCAAGCAAGAACGGCGCATTCCCCTAGAAATTAAGCTAGAAGGGGCTGAAAAACCGACCTATAGTCAAGCTTTGGGCAGACAAGGTTCAGCCGTGTCTCAACCCGTTGTCTTAAAACATCAACGGGGAGCCGTGGCCATGGCACGCTCAGGAATGCCTGATTCTGCTTCTTCTCAATTCTATTTTGCCCTATCAGATTTAGAATTTCTTGATGGTGATTACGCGGTGTTTGGTAAAGTTACCCAAGGTATGGATGTGGTTGATAGTATTAAAGAAGGCGATCGCATTGAGTCGGCCAAAGTGACTTCGGGCTTAGAAAATCTGAAAAAGTAGCTTAAGCTATTTTCTTAACCTAATAATAACGCTCTCGATCGCAAGTCACGCTAAAATCGAGAGCAATTACTTTTATAGATAACCCTAACTTATTAACCTCTCAGATTATGACACAAGCAAAAACAACAAACGCAACCATTAATCTTAAAGATCCTAAATATTACTTAAACCGAGAACTAAGTTGGTTAGAATTTAATTATCGTGTCTTAAATGAAGCTTTAGATGAACGGACTCCCCTCTTAGAAAGGCTTAAATTTGCCGCTATTTTTAGCTCTAACCTAGATGAATTTTTTATGGTACGGGTTGCGGGGTTAAAGCAACAAGTGCAAGCAGGAGTGACGAAATTGACCCCTGATGGCTTGGCCCCTTCTGAACAATTAACGGTATTAAGTGAGCGTCTTCGAGGTTTAGTAAAAGAGCAAGATCATCTCTTTGAATATACCCTAAGAAACCTCTTAATTGCTCAAGGAATTTATTTGATTAATTATGTTGATCTCGATCAAGAACAACGCACCTATCTTCATCAATATTTTGACGATCATATCTTTCCTGTTTTAACCCCTTTAGCGGTTGATCCGTCTCATCCCTTTCCCTACATTTCTAACCTTAGTTTAAATTTAGGGGTTGTGGTGCGTGATCCTGATACGGAGGAAGAACATTTTGCACGGGTAAAAGTGCCGAGAGTGTTGCCTCGTTTTGTGGCACTACCGAAAGAATTACGCCACCAAGAAGACGATCAAACTGCGATTTGGACAGGGGTTCCTTTAGAACAAGTAATCGCCCATAATCTTGAGGCCTTATTTCCTGGCATGATTGTTCAAGAATGCCATCCTTTTCGTGTCACTAGAAATGCTGATTTATCCGTAGAAGAAGACGAAGCAGATGATTTACTTTTGGCTATCGAACAAGAGTTAAGAAAGCGTCATATTGGTAAATCTGCGGTACGTTTAGAAATTCATGCAGCGACTCCTGAACCCATTCGACAACAACTGATGGAAGATTTAGGATTAGAAGAAATTGATGTTTATAATATCGATGGATTATTAGGTCTAAAAGATTTATTTTACTTCTTATCTATTCCTCGTCCCGATCTAAAAGATGAACCTTGGAGTGCGGTTATTCCCCCCGCTTTACAACGCATTAAAGATGTAATGGATAGCAATGATGAGGGCAAAATTTCCCAAGAGGGAGAGGATATTTTTTCATTAATTCGTCAATCAGATTTGTTAGTCCATCATCCCTATCAATCTTTTAGTGCCTCAGTTCAACAATTTATTACCCAAGCGGCTCATGATCCTGATGTTTTAGCGATCAAGATGACATTATATCGGACTTCCGGTGATTCTCCCATTGTTAATGCTTTAATTACGGCGGCAGAAAATGGTAAACAAGTGGCTGCATTGGTGGAATTAAAAGCGCGATTTGATGAGGAAAATAATATTCTTTGGGCCCGTCGTTTAGAACAATCAGGGGTTCATGTCGTTTATGGTTTGGTGGGACTAAAAACCCATACCAAAGTTATTTTAGTGGTACGTCGAGAAGGTAATAAAATTCGTCGTTATGTTCATATTGGAACGGGAAATTATAATCCAAAAACTGCTAAATTATATACAGATTTAGGGTTATTAAGTTGTCGAGAAGAATTAGGTGCAGACTTGACGGATTTATTTAATTTCTTAACAGGATATTCTCGTCAAAAATCCTATCGTAAACTATTAGTTGCTCCGGTAAATATGCGCGATCGCATGATTGCCATGATTCGTCGAGAAGCAGAACATTGTCGCAATGGAGGAAGTGGTCGTATTGTGGCAAAAATGAACGCTTTAGTTGATCCTCAAATGATTACGTCGCTTTATGAAGCTTCCCAAGCAGGGGTAAAAATTGATTTAATTGTACGGGGAATTTGTTGTTTACGGCCAGGTATTGAGGGGGTAAGTGAGAATATTCATGTTATTAGTATTGTAGGCCGTTTCTTGG harbors:
- a CDS encoding peptidylprolyl isomerase — its product is MGNFRPHWLKTVLCVVLISGLLLTGCSNASNESNTQVSLTETKQGSQVNMDNYVPRLEGNATVEMIIKGSPVTIEVEGKDAPITAGNFVDLVERGVYNGLVFHRVVTDPQPFVAQGGDPKGNGTGGFIDPKTKQERRIPLEIKLEGAEKPTYSQALGRQGSAVSQPVVLKHQRGAVAMARSGMPDSASSQFYFALSDLEFLDGDYAVFGKVTQGMDVVDSIKEGDRIESAKVTSGLENLKK
- a CDS encoding DNRLRE domain-containing protein; this translates as MATTSASLGLTILPLKPAQAVSVSYAATADTYIDSNNPNTNYGSRPFLNVGEVLQAPMEQNILLRFDNLVPTAPGQYAINVKATLTLQAIHNQIDVALAGGFAVRNSIANPTPTYLEPIIPWQDTTPSVTYNNSNDWIDTETQLFAGPITRLNNGLTTFQGDGLNNLVQQWLNGNLNNGLAIEALITNAPGSTGNFDAFASRNQSTRPVPTLNITYDLVQVMPFQVEIRAGGSGLSDWEVALQDPGSNIPLTGTQIDNLVWQNGVDKEWELIWDRVNNDLTFTIGGITKKYTEYSEPMDDFLRGLRILTKSETDETNSGSCIVAPGTGIDFQVNQYRQQGSSQYSTLSTPWSNSATSPDPNTFDFLFDRRLNDGNFALNNLLRPIEAFKGTVAMSWDDENCNPQEAKARSRTEVIIQGLGRLRTTSATLPANDAQSIPEPTSVIGLLGLGMFGVRRLRQKKSHDDSSVQN
- the pyk gene encoding pyruvate kinase: MEPRPMFRRTKIVATIGPATQNKEVLRQLILAGATTLRLNFSHGDHEYHQHSIRLIRQTAFELNQPVGILQDLQGPKIRLGKFVNGAITLKPGDPFILTSRVVECNQDISYVTYEYLADEVPENARILMDDGKVEMLVERIDYEKKDLHCRVVVGGVLSNSKGVNFPGVYLSVKALTDKDKEDLMFGLDQGVDWVALSFVRNPQDILEIKELIASAGKNVPVIAKIEKHEAIEEMEEILSLCNGVMVARGDLGVELPAEDVPILQKRLIATANKLGIPVITATQMLDSMASNPRPTRAEVSDVANAILDGTDAVMLSNETAVGKYPIESVATMATIAERIEREPTALKISSQGKQSVTNAISAAVSQIAQQLNAAAIMSLTKTGSTARNVSKFRPQIPILAVTPHVDVARQLQLVWGVKPLLVLDLPSATQTFQSAINVAQENDLLKDGDLVVMTAGTLQGIAGSTDLIKVEMVKAILGKGVGVGQGSASGRARVAHYARELGDFDPGDILVVPGTNAEFVEMMRKAAAIITEESSLTSHAAVIGLRLGVPVIVAFKDATKIIREGAIITVDAQKGVVYSGIITNHHVAG
- a CDS encoding photosystem I assembly protein Ycf4, with protein sequence MNAAAMTSDRLIFRQDVLGSRRFSNYWWAIIASMGGVGFLLAGLSSYLHKNLLIVSDPSDLIFIPQGVALLFYGVAGSLLALYQWFMIALNIGGGHNEFNKETNQVSIFRWGFPGKNRRIEFTCPLEDVQAVRAEIQEGLNTKRKLYIKVKQRRDVPLTRVGQPISLSDLENQGAELASFLGVPLEGL
- the ppk1 gene encoding polyphosphate kinase 1, with protein sequence MTQAKTTNATINLKDPKYYLNRELSWLEFNYRVLNEALDERTPLLERLKFAAIFSSNLDEFFMVRVAGLKQQVQAGVTKLTPDGLAPSEQLTVLSERLRGLVKEQDHLFEYTLRNLLIAQGIYLINYVDLDQEQRTYLHQYFDDHIFPVLTPLAVDPSHPFPYISNLSLNLGVVVRDPDTEEEHFARVKVPRVLPRFVALPKELRHQEDDQTAIWTGVPLEQVIAHNLEALFPGMIVQECHPFRVTRNADLSVEEDEADDLLLAIEQELRKRHIGKSAVRLEIHAATPEPIRQQLMEDLGLEEIDVYNIDGLLGLKDLFYFLSIPRPDLKDEPWSAVIPPALQRIKDVMDSNDEGKISQEGEDIFSLIRQSDLLVHHPYQSFSASVQQFITQAAHDPDVLAIKMTLYRTSGDSPIVNALITAAENGKQVAALVELKARFDEENNILWARRLEQSGVHVVYGLVGLKTHTKVILVVRREGNKIRRYVHIGTGNYNPKTAKLYTDLGLLSCREELGADLTDLFNFLTGYSRQKSYRKLLVAPVNMRDRMIAMIRREAEHCRNGGSGRIVAKMNALVDPQMITSLYEASQAGVKIDLIVRGICCLRPGIEGVSENIHVISIVGRFLEHSRIFYFHNGGDEEIYIGSADWMTRNLSRRVEAITPIDDPAIAKELQEILGIMLADNRQAWDLQTNGSYIQRKPENDKQEQNSQKIFMKMALDSLGDLV
- a CDS encoding DNA-directed RNA polymerase subunit omega, producing the protein MARHFSVDSTDIMYRADKLMSVASNRYRIVVQVSKRAKRCRYEDRDQMDTPMMKPVIRAILEMSDEFTEPEILGDELN
- a CDS encoding thioredoxin domain-containing protein; its protein translation is MPNRLANTQSLYLRKHADNPIDWWYWDKEALETAKAQNKPIFLSIGYSSCHWCTVMEGEAFSDLAIATYLNDNFLPIKVDREERPDIDSIYMSSVQMMGIQGGWPLNVFLTPGDLVPFYGGTYFPIEPRYGRPGFLQVLQSIRRFYDTEKEKLKGFKTEILRSLQQSVIVPISNTELNDPQLLYHGIEINSQVIQVSSDDFGRPCFPMIPYSNLVLQGTCLPFGDQEQRIELSSQRGQDLALGGIFDHLGGGFHRYTVDSTWTVPHFEKMLYDNGQIVEYLANLWSLGQEEPAFERGIIRTVEWLKREMTAPQGYFYAAQDADNFTSSEEKEPEEGAFYVWEYQQLAQELTPAELTELTEVFTLSIEGNFEGKNVLQRRQGGQLSDSIENILDKLFIKRYGSSRDSLETFEPAINNQGAKTNNWPGRIPPVTDTKMIVAWNSLMISGLARAYGVFQEPLYWELASNAAEFIVQQQWINGRLYRLNYEGKVSVLAQSEDYAFLIKALLDLQSAIPQETQWLEKAMEVQQEFDELFWSLEMGGYYSNAADNSGDLLVRERNYIDNATPSANGIALGNLVRLARLTDNLDYLHKAEQGLQAFGHILSQSPRACPSLFTALDWYYFGSLVRTNQETLAKVIPQYFPTTAYRLDQKLPHDVIGLVCQGLSCLEPAKTEEQLLRQMREISQG
- a CDS encoding metallophosphoesterase family protein — its product is MRTLAVGDIHGCSKAFDRLLEVVQLQPEDKLITLGDYVDKGPNSNEVLNRLLKLAQNHQLIPLKGNHEMAMLAARQEGRLQDFWLAMGGKETLESYPKQGNIQTLANIPDDHWEFIDRHCLDWYETDDHIFVHANLDPDLPLHKQSEHDLFWQKLYPHDPHYSGKIVICGHTSQKDGQPVNLGHQICIDTWACGDGWLSCLDVDTGKLWQTNQKGQVRTTVLKNQRKSGQDPSLRAFLSYL